One window of Nocardia sp. NBC_00508 genomic DNA carries:
- a CDS encoding heterodisulfide reductase-related iron-sulfur binding cluster: MNALTVTLGTIGAALSLLCWASFIGGVRNIARAIMIGQPAPDRWRPFFPRFKQMIVEFIAHTRMNKFRTVGWAHWLVMIGFLGGFMLWFEAYGQTFDPAFHWPIIGDLAVYHLWDEILGIGTVVGILTLIILRQLNHPRVPERLSRFSGSKFGPAYVIEAIVLLEGLGMIFVKASKIATYHHSNAATDFFTMQVAKLLPASPVMVSIFAFIKLMSGMAFLYYVGRNITWGVAWHRFSAFPNIYFKREDDGDVALGAAKPMMSKGKPVDMETADPDTDTFGAGRIEDFSWKGWLDFTTCTECGRCQSQCPAWNTGKPLSPKLLIMSLRDHGYAKAPYLLAGGRKDMGGDEIGLVDAEGNPNEAKLAEISDAAKAEAERPLVGGAEVDGIIDPEVLWSCTTCGACVEQCPVDIEHVDHIIDMRRYQVLIESEFPSELAGLFKNLENKGNPWGQNAKDRLNWINELDFQIPVFGQDADSFDGYEYLFWVGCAGAYEDRAKKTTKAVAELLATAGVKFMVLGAEETCTGDSARRAGNEFLFQQLAQQNIELLNSVFEGVEQRKKKIVVTCAHCFNALNNEYPQVGGSYEVVHHTQLLNRLVRQKQLIPVAPVAQNVTYHDPCYLGRHNKVYNAPRELMAASGSNLVEMPRHGERSMCCGAGGARMWMEEQLGKRINIDRVDEALTTSPAKIATGCPFCRVMLTDGVTARQEKGEGEGVEVVDVAQLMLDAIERVEPSVLTENLTVIQEPKAPEAEPEPEPEPVPAAEAPAPAKAAPTGGGLAMKGPAKAPGGGGLAMKGPAKAPGGGLGMKGAAKAPGAKAPAAPAAESAPADAPAAPVKGLAMKGPAKAPGGLGMKGGAKAPGAKAAAAPAAESPAEAPEAKPVKGLGMKGGAKAPGGGLAMKGAAKAPGAKTPAPTAAPSADETPVADTAAAPTEAKPTETKPTVPAKGLAMKSGFKRPGPKAPGAAAPAEPAATEQAPAADTTAAQAESADEPEQTANGNGATAVAPPAAKPGGLGFKSGAKAPGRRN; encoded by the coding sequence ATGAATGCCCTGACAGTGACGCTGGGCACGATTGGGGCGGCGCTCAGCCTCCTGTGTTGGGCGTCGTTCATTGGCGGCGTCCGCAATATCGCGCGCGCCATCATGATCGGACAGCCCGCGCCGGATCGTTGGCGGCCCTTCTTCCCGCGCTTCAAACAGATGATCGTGGAGTTCATCGCGCACACGCGGATGAACAAATTCCGCACCGTCGGCTGGGCGCACTGGCTGGTGATGATCGGCTTCCTGGGCGGCTTCATGCTGTGGTTCGAGGCGTACGGGCAGACGTTCGACCCCGCGTTCCACTGGCCGATCATCGGCGACCTCGCGGTCTACCACCTGTGGGACGAGATCCTCGGCATCGGCACCGTGGTCGGCATCCTCACGCTGATCATCCTGCGTCAGCTCAACCACCCGCGGGTGCCGGAGCGGCTTTCCCGGTTCAGCGGCTCCAAGTTCGGCCCGGCCTACGTCATCGAGGCGATCGTGCTGCTCGAGGGCCTCGGCATGATCTTCGTCAAGGCCAGCAAGATCGCGACCTACCACCACTCCAACGCCGCGACCGATTTCTTCACCATGCAGGTGGCGAAGCTGCTGCCCGCCAGCCCGGTGATGGTGTCGATCTTCGCCTTCATCAAGCTGATGTCGGGCATGGCGTTCCTCTACTACGTCGGCCGCAACATCACCTGGGGCGTGGCCTGGCACCGGTTCTCGGCCTTCCCGAACATCTACTTCAAGCGCGAGGACGACGGCGACGTCGCGCTGGGCGCGGCCAAACCGATGATGTCCAAGGGCAAGCCGGTCGACATGGAGACCGCCGACCCGGACACCGACACCTTCGGCGCCGGACGGATCGAGGACTTCTCCTGGAAGGGCTGGCTCGACTTCACCACCTGCACCGAGTGCGGGCGCTGCCAGTCGCAGTGCCCCGCCTGGAACACCGGCAAGCCCCTGTCGCCGAAGCTGCTGATCATGTCGCTGCGCGACCACGGCTACGCCAAGGCCCCCTACCTGCTGGCCGGCGGCCGCAAGGACATGGGCGGCGACGAGATCGGCCTGGTCGACGCCGAGGGCAACCCGAACGAAGCGAAGCTGGCCGAGATCTCCGACGCGGCCAAGGCCGAGGCGGAGCGTCCGCTGGTGGGCGGCGCCGAGGTCGACGGCATCATCGATCCCGAGGTGCTGTGGAGCTGTACCACCTGCGGCGCGTGCGTCGAGCAGTGCCCGGTGGACATCGAGCACGTCGACCACATCATCGACATGCGCCGCTACCAGGTGCTGATCGAGTCGGAGTTCCCCTCCGAGCTCGCCGGTCTGTTCAAGAACCTGGAGAACAAGGGCAATCCCTGGGGCCAGAATGCCAAGGACCGGCTGAATTGGATCAACGAACTCGACTTCCAGATCCCGGTCTTCGGTCAAGACGCCGACAGCTTCGACGGCTACGAGTACCTGTTCTGGGTCGGCTGCGCGGGCGCCTACGAGGACCGCGCCAAGAAGACCACCAAGGCCGTCGCCGAGCTGCTCGCCACCGCGGGCGTGAAGTTCATGGTGCTCGGCGCCGAAGAAACCTGCACCGGCGACTCGGCGCGCCGCGCGGGCAACGAGTTCCTGTTCCAGCAGCTGGCGCAGCAGAACATCGAGCTGCTGAACTCGGTGTTCGAGGGCGTGGAGCAGCGCAAGAAGAAGATCGTCGTCACCTGCGCGCACTGCTTCAACGCGCTGAACAACGAGTACCCGCAGGTCGGCGGCAGCTACGAGGTGGTGCACCACACCCAGCTGCTCAACCGACTGGTGCGCCAGAAGCAGCTGATCCCGGTGGCCCCGGTGGCGCAGAACGTCACCTACCACGACCCTTGCTACTTGGGCCGGCACAACAAGGTCTACAACGCACCGCGTGAGCTGATGGCGGCATCCGGCTCGAACCTGGTCGAAATGCCGCGGCACGGCGAGCGGTCCATGTGCTGCGGCGCCGGTGGCGCGCGGATGTGGATGGAAGAGCAGCTCGGCAAGCGCATCAACATCGACCGGGTGGACGAGGCGCTGACCACGTCACCGGCGAAGATCGCCACCGGCTGCCCCTTCTGCCGCGTGATGCTCACCGACGGCGTCACCGCGCGCCAGGAGAAGGGCGAAGGCGAAGGCGTCGAGGTGGTGGACGTCGCCCAGCTGATGCTGGACGCCATCGAGCGCGTCGAGCCGTCGGTGCTGACCGAGAACCTCACCGTCATCCAGGAGCCGAAGGCGCCCGAGGCCGAACCGGAGCCGGAACCGGAACCCGTCCCGGCCGCGGAAGCCCCCGCCCCGGCCAAGGCCGCCCCAACCGGCGGTGGTCTCGCCATGAAGGGCCCCGCCAAGGCACCCGGTGGCGGCGGTCTCGCCATGAAGGGACCGGCCAAGGCACCCGGTGGTGGTCTCGGCATGAAGGGCGCTGCCAAGGCGCCCGGCGCGAAGGCCCCTGCGGCTCCCGCCGCCGAGTCCGCGCCCGCCGACGCTCCCGCGGCGCCGGTCAAGGGCCTGGCCATGAAGGGCCCCGCGAAGGCGCCCGGTGGTCTGGGGATGAAGGGTGGAGCGAAGGCGCCCGGCGCGAAGGCTGCCGCGGCTCCCGCCGCCGAATCCCCGGCTGAGGCTCCCGAGGCCAAGCCGGTCAAGGGTCTCGGCATGAAGGGCGGCGCCAAGGCGCCCGGTGGTGGTCTCGCAATGAAGGGTGCGGCCAAGGCACCCGGCGCCAAGACCCCGGCGCCCACCGCAGCCCCCTCGGCCGACGAGACGCCCGTCGCCGACACGGCAGCGGCGCCGACCGAGGCCAAGCCGACGGAGACCAAGCCGACGGTGCCCGCCAAGGGTCTGGCCATGAAGTCCGGCTTCAAGCGGCCCGGCCCCAAGGCGCCCGGTGCCGCGGCTCCGGCCGAACCTGCCGCAACCGAGCAGGCTCCTGCCGCGGACACCACCGCGGCGCAGGCCGAATCGGCCGACGAGCCCGAGCAGACCGCAAACGGCAACGGCGCAACTGCGGTCGCGCCGCCTGCCGCCAAGCCGGGCGGTCTCGGCTTCAAATCCGGTGCCAAGGCCCCGGGCCGTAGGAACTGA
- a CDS encoding NRDE family protein: protein MCLVLIGWRAHPEYRLIVAANRDEFYTRPTESMRRWPEVSGLIAGRDTGAEGRAEGEPPGTWLGLTAQPQGNNRFAAVTNVRDPNDQRTDARSRGALLMDFLRGASDRHPAGGFPGPEKYVLDVAAAPDDYNGFNLVVSDLRTLWWHSNRSAAEPRELAPGLHGLSNGTFVTSVGTTDPHTNLTAPQAIWPKVRTGMTELGEVVRSDPGGVDRYFDVLADRTEAPDEGLPNTGVPYELERALSARFVAHTVHGTRAGTVLLVRENGTFEMVERSFGVLGQDLGEVVVRGVLDLTN, encoded by the coding sequence ATGTGTTTGGTGCTGATCGGCTGGCGCGCGCACCCGGAATACCGGTTGATCGTTGCCGCCAACCGAGACGAGTTCTATACCCGGCCGACCGAGTCGATGCGCCGGTGGCCGGAGGTGTCCGGCCTGATCGCCGGGCGCGACACCGGAGCGGAAGGCCGAGCCGAGGGCGAGCCTCCCGGCACCTGGCTCGGCCTCACGGCACAGCCGCAGGGCAACAATCGCTTCGCGGCGGTCACGAATGTGCGCGACCCCAACGACCAGCGCACCGACGCCCGTTCCCGTGGCGCGTTGCTGATGGACTTCCTGCGTGGCGCCTCGGACCGGCATCCGGCGGGCGGGTTTCCCGGCCCGGAAAAGTACGTGCTCGATGTCGCGGCCGCGCCCGACGACTACAACGGCTTCAACCTCGTGGTCTCCGACCTGCGCACGCTGTGGTGGCATTCCAACCGAAGCGCGGCGGAGCCGAGGGAGCTCGCTCCTGGCCTCCACGGACTCTCCAACGGCACGTTCGTCACGTCCGTGGGTACGACCGACCCGCACACGAATCTGACCGCACCACAGGCTATTTGGCCCAAAGTACGAACAGGTATGACCGAGCTGGGCGAGGTCGTGCGATCCGATCCCGGTGGGGTCGACCGCTATTTCGATGTGCTCGCCGATCGCACCGAGGCACCGGACGAGGGGTTGCCGAACACCGGGGTGCCCTACGAGCTGGAGCGCGCGCTCTCGGCCAGGTTCGTCGCGCACACGGTGCACGGCACCAGGGCCGGCACGGTGCTGCTGGTACGCGAGAACGGCACGTTCGAGATGGTCGAGCGCTCGTTCGGCGTTCTGGGGCAGGATCTGGGCGAGGTCGTCGTCCGGGGGGTGCTCGATCTGACGAACTGA
- a CDS encoding S1 family peptidase: MLLPRIGPPRSAARQTGIRKTVIAASAAILLFGPTAAVATAEPDQAPGLPAELVAAVARDLKISPDEYLHRADVAQQVAAFATTAQRQYPAVFAGSWLDEAGKAVVALAQGHGADEAKKAAESAGFEVRNVAKSEAALRGEKSAFERWLEGQPEAVQSLVRGAVVDTVNNSIAVRVDQAGLPMPNFIDPARVIVMAPPVAGEQATLQADEIAGEAHGPLAGGDGYASVAGRSSLRCSLGFNGTDRNGNTVNITAGHCNPDLASAGSGNAAGVYELTGDRLGAQLGAFQKSVLGEQDYSIVRINDQAKDRFANNGVRAPGAAPIPIEGVATPVVGAPVCKSGARTGFSCGVVNAVDQTVQVGERELTQSFSANICALPGDSGGPIVTGRLALGISSASSVADFPICEIPNLIGALTGNVPQLFAQPVHVVLSDNPGLRVRTN, translated from the coding sequence ATGCTCCTGCCACGTATAGGTCCTCCCCGATCAGCCGCGCGACAGACCGGAATCCGAAAAACAGTGATCGCCGCCTCGGCGGCGATCCTGCTGTTCGGCCCCACGGCGGCAGTAGCGACGGCTGAACCCGATCAGGCACCCGGCCTGCCGGCCGAACTGGTGGCCGCGGTGGCCCGCGATCTGAAGATCTCGCCCGACGAGTATCTGCACCGCGCGGACGTCGCACAGCAGGTGGCCGCGTTCGCCACCACCGCACAGCGGCAGTATCCGGCCGTGTTCGCCGGTTCCTGGCTCGACGAGGCGGGCAAGGCGGTCGTGGCCCTGGCTCAGGGCCACGGCGCGGACGAGGCCAAGAAGGCAGCGGAGTCGGCCGGGTTCGAGGTCCGCAATGTCGCCAAGAGCGAGGCCGCCCTGCGCGGCGAGAAGAGCGCGTTCGAGCGGTGGCTGGAGGGCCAGCCGGAGGCGGTGCAGTCGCTGGTGCGTGGCGCGGTGGTCGACACCGTGAACAACAGCATCGCGGTGCGCGTCGACCAGGCGGGCCTGCCGATGCCGAACTTCATCGACCCGGCGCGTGTCATCGTGATGGCCCCGCCGGTGGCAGGCGAACAAGCCACCCTGCAGGCCGATGAGATCGCCGGAGAGGCGCACGGGCCCCTCGCGGGCGGCGACGGTTACGCCTCGGTCGCGGGACGCAGCTCGCTGCGCTGCTCGCTCGGCTTCAACGGCACCGATCGCAACGGCAACACAGTGAACATCACCGCGGGGCATTGCAACCCGGATCTCGCTTCGGCAGGCAGCGGCAATGCCGCCGGCGTCTACGAGCTGACCGGCGACCGGCTCGGCGCGCAGCTGGGCGCGTTCCAGAAGTCGGTGCTCGGCGAGCAGGACTACTCGATCGTGCGGATCAACGACCAGGCCAAGGACCGCTTCGCCAATAACGGCGTCCGCGCGCCCGGCGCGGCGCCGATCCCGATCGAGGGCGTGGCGACCCCGGTCGTCGGCGCTCCGGTGTGCAAGTCCGGCGCGCGCACCGGCTTCAGCTGCGGCGTGGTCAACGCGGTCGACCAGACCGTGCAGGTCGGTGAGCGGGAGCTCACCCAGAGCTTCTCGGCCAACATCTGCGCGCTGCCCGGCGACAGCGGCGGCCCGATCGTGACCGGCAGGCTGGCGCTGGGCATCTCCAGCGCGTCATCGGTGGCGGACTTCCCGATCTGCGAGATCCCGAACCTGATCGGCGCGCTCACCGGTAACGTGCCGCAGCTGTTCGCGCAGCCGGTGCACGTCGTGCTCTCCGACAACCCTGGGCTCCGTGTGCGCACCAACTGA
- a CDS encoding Hsp70 family protein, which produces MTQRLALGITVGASNSVAVAATEDGDDGIGPSGAGYLRTHPSVLRLSRDMAPTFGSGAYATGRHSTDVLLEDFLARVGDPVGILAEDGSSYSAPDLVATAIGCLIDEIAADTGQSATQAVVACHPAWWSRHTVEIQRGALERAGLGEVTLVPEPTAAIRWLDAAHGRTGDGAVVVYDLGATGLTVSVVRTGEHASLLGSPLRSTDVAGAEFDLLTMRYVLANAVLAADFDPFDPAVERELSALRECCKKAKEELSINTATVVPVRLDPADPHGSTVRLVRGELEDLLRGPVASSIDLIRDAVHRAGLAIGDVGRVLLTGGGGAIPLVAELISSEFGLPVVAAPDPGHTTARGAALLAADLVAAETDQLPVVAPDAEDETVPQPRALPAPRLTALPEDRPARRRPPTSRRRVAVVAGAAVAIGLLATGTLAIGTGIQSGPSHPASTEQSNTGAQIAATTGTQPGDPAPAAGVAATDYATTTRRPATDASQPGAPSSAAEGTTVAVVDNEPTPGQPAPAEPAPTQPAAQPQPQPSQAPAPAPTNPQPGPQQPRPTPPNVPSLPTGVLNDTIDGVGDTVGTVLRTPGEILGGSGG; this is translated from the coding sequence ATGACACAGCGCCTGGCGCTCGGCATCACTGTCGGGGCGTCCAATTCGGTCGCCGTGGCGGCAACGGAGGATGGCGACGACGGCATCGGCCCGTCCGGCGCCGGTTACCTACGCACGCACCCGAGCGTGTTGCGGTTGTCGCGGGACATGGCACCCACTTTCGGCTCGGGTGCGTATGCCACCGGCCGCCATTCCACTGACGTCCTGTTGGAAGACTTCCTCGCCAGGGTCGGCGATCCGGTGGGCATCCTCGCCGAGGACGGCTCGTCGTATTCCGCGCCCGACCTGGTCGCCACCGCGATCGGGTGCTTGATCGACGAGATCGCCGCGGACACCGGGCAATCCGCCACCCAGGCCGTCGTCGCCTGCCATCCGGCGTGGTGGTCGCGGCACACCGTCGAGATCCAGCGCGGCGCCCTCGAGCGGGCCGGACTCGGCGAAGTGACCCTGGTCCCGGAGCCGACCGCCGCGATCCGCTGGCTGGACGCGGCGCACGGCAGGACCGGCGACGGCGCGGTGGTCGTCTACGACCTCGGCGCAACCGGGCTGACCGTCTCGGTGGTACGCACCGGCGAGCACGCGAGCCTGCTCGGTTCGCCGCTGCGCTCCACCGATGTCGCCGGCGCGGAATTCGATCTGCTCACCATGCGCTATGTCCTGGCAAATGCCGTGCTCGCCGCGGATTTCGATCCGTTCGATCCGGCAGTGGAGCGCGAATTGTCAGCTTTGCGCGAGTGCTGCAAAAAAGCGAAAGAAGAGCTTTCCATAAATACCGCGACCGTCGTTCCGGTCCGGCTCGACCCCGCCGACCCGCACGGCAGCACCGTGCGGCTGGTTCGCGGTGAACTGGAAGACCTGCTGCGCGGACCGGTGGCGAGTTCGATCGATCTGATCCGCGACGCGGTACACCGCGCGGGACTCGCTATCGGCGACGTAGGTCGGGTCCTGCTCACCGGAGGTGGCGGTGCGATCCCCCTGGTCGCGGAATTGATCTCGTCCGAGTTCGGACTGCCGGTGGTCGCGGCCCCCGACCCGGGGCACACCACGGCGCGGGGTGCCGCGCTGCTGGCCGCCGATCTGGTCGCCGCCGAGACCGACCAGCTCCCGGTGGTCGCGCCGGACGCCGAGGACGAGACCGTGCCCCAGCCCAGAGCACTCCCCGCGCCGAGGCTCACGGCGCTGCCCGAGGATCGCCCGGCACGCCGTCGCCCACCGACCAGCAGGCGGCGCGTCGCCGTGGTCGCGGGTGCGGCCGTGGCCATCGGCCTGCTGGCCACCGGCACGCTCGCCATCGGCACCGGTATCCAGTCCGGCCCGAGCCATCCCGCCTCGACCGAGCAGTCCAACACCGGCGCGCAGATCGCGGCGACGACCGGAACGCAACCGGGCGACCCCGCGCCCGCCGCAGGTGTCGCCGCCACCGACTACGCGACGACTACGCGCCGCCCGGCAACCGATGCCTCGCAGCCGGGCGCACCTTCGTCCGCCGCCGAGGGCACCACCGTGGCCGTGGTCGACAACGAGCCGACTCCTGGCCAGCCCGCTCCCGCGGAACCGGCGCCGACGCAGCCTGCCGCACAGCCGCAACCACAACCGTCTCAAGCTCCGGCACCCGCGCCGACCAATCCGCAACCCGGACCGCAGCAGCCGCGGCCCACACCGCCGAACGTGCCGAGCCTGCCGACCGGCGTGCTGAACGACACCATCGACGGCGTCGGCGACACGGTCGGCACGGTGCTGCGCACGCCCGGCGAGATCCTGGGAGGTTCCGGTGGCTGA
- a CDS encoding LuxR C-terminal-related transcriptional regulator has product MAEIAFDTLPCARDIFRDLESVDEQPVVYLIRGRSQTGKSTLLAEIRARLRTRGLPLQDDTAALHKTHAHNGSHHVTRAPSAVVAGTAGVTTDTARPALVIDNAHTLGRFDLEYLCAAVESGHRTVVVATQPRPHDTQLRMLAEAVARRGRVVDLRPLGVADMAPFARELGMMVPRQVAQHIHLQTAGIRGGVVAALTAACSARLDAGIAAVDTAVAAWARGLLDNLEPDLLETLVVATTGTGLDSSELTEVLGVQQAAAQDLIDRARASALVTDADLLLEPAVGPLRTLLGDRRFVAVERRLLSARLEAGLLRDRTAMQLAESGVRDPRLAEFLIGAAEKAGRDAVRYYAAAASAGAELDLIALRWAEVAARTGDGETAMRLAEPMLARSGSPGADLATAVRICAAVLTRRGLVARAAQLYTWLGPDRVGPDWAIGATVLCVAGDVAGAKEMSASATQWPPTEADAHARLIATALADTVEPGNGTAAAVSALVQAAHADAGVDRFLPCTAASIATLLSLGTGEPRRAGDALRRATASGLRCHQLDVLAAWTAMLGGDERAAAAKAAELDHAELDVRDRLLAQGVTVGLARRTGDHTALARAWQAAYPLFDDVQADLLSLLPIGELWLAGIRMRDERRIAPLVDAALALLRRLDDPPAWSNAFHWYGVQAAIAHESPEELLPHARALKAAAEAGDRHAAVLADAGRTWVLVLRGQVATAPVHAAVAALTEIGMTWDGARLASEAALAAPDSATATALLKLARTVRADARPQEMPPPPSAPAAARNGDANSAPPAKPQAAILSEREREVAELVLLGLTYREIGARLYISAKTVEHHVARIRRRVGARSRSELLSMLRAMGHGSLLV; this is encoded by the coding sequence GTGGCTGAGATCGCCTTCGACACCCTCCCCTGCGCCCGCGACATCTTCCGCGACCTGGAATCCGTCGACGAGCAGCCGGTCGTCTACCTGATCCGCGGACGCTCGCAAACCGGCAAGTCGACACTCCTCGCGGAAATCCGAGCTCGCCTGCGCACCCGGGGTCTTCCGCTGCAGGACGACACCGCAGCCCTGCACAAAACGCACGCGCACAATGGCTCACACCACGTGACTCGCGCGCCGAGCGCGGTCGTCGCGGGCACCGCAGGCGTGACCACCGACACCGCCCGTCCCGCCCTGGTCATCGACAACGCCCACACGCTCGGCCGCTTCGACCTGGAATACCTCTGCGCCGCCGTCGAGTCCGGCCATCGCACAGTGGTCGTCGCCACCCAGCCGCGCCCACACGACACCCAGCTGCGGATGCTCGCCGAGGCGGTCGCCCGGCGCGGGCGCGTGGTCGATCTGCGCCCGCTCGGCGTCGCGGATATGGCGCCGTTCGCCAGGGAACTGGGCATGATGGTGCCGCGCCAGGTCGCCCAGCACATCCACCTGCAGACCGCGGGTATTCGCGGCGGTGTGGTCGCCGCGCTGACCGCGGCCTGCTCGGCGCGCCTGGACGCGGGCATCGCGGCCGTCGACACGGCCGTCGCCGCATGGGCGCGTGGGCTGCTGGACAATCTCGAGCCCGACCTGCTGGAAACACTCGTGGTAGCCACCACCGGAACCGGACTCGACTCCAGCGAGCTCACCGAGGTGCTCGGTGTGCAGCAGGCCGCCGCGCAGGATCTCATCGACCGAGCCAGGGCCAGCGCGCTGGTGACCGACGCCGACCTCCTGCTCGAGCCCGCCGTCGGGCCGCTGCGCACGCTGCTCGGCGACCGCAGGTTCGTCGCGGTCGAACGCCGGTTGCTCAGCGCCCGGCTGGAGGCGGGTCTGCTGCGCGACCGCACCGCCATGCAACTCGCCGAATCCGGTGTCCGCGATCCGCGCCTGGCCGAATTCCTCATCGGCGCCGCCGAGAAGGCCGGTCGCGACGCGGTCCGCTACTACGCCGCGGCGGCCTCGGCCGGGGCGGAACTCGATCTGATCGCGCTGCGCTGGGCCGAGGTGGCCGCGCGCACCGGCGACGGGGAGACCGCCATGCGGCTGGCCGAGCCGATGCTGGCGCGTTCGGGCAGCCCTGGCGCCGATCTCGCGACCGCCGTGCGGATCTGCGCGGCGGTGCTGACCCGCCGCGGCCTGGTCGCTCGCGCGGCGCAGTTGTACACCTGGCTCGGCCCGGACCGGGTCGGCCCGGACTGGGCGATCGGCGCGACCGTGCTGTGCGTGGCGGGCGACGTGGCGGGCGCCAAGGAGATGTCCGCGTCGGCGACACAGTGGCCGCCTACCGAGGCCGACGCGCACGCGCGGCTGATCGCGACCGCGCTCGCGGACACCGTCGAACCGGGCAACGGGACCGCCGCGGCGGTATCGGCACTGGTGCAGGCGGCGCACGCGGACGCGGGCGTGGACCGCTTCCTGCCGTGCACGGCGGCCTCGATCGCGACCCTGCTCTCCCTCGGCACCGGTGAGCCGCGCCGCGCGGGCGACGCGTTGCGGCGGGCCACCGCGAGCGGACTGCGCTGTCATCAACTCGACGTGCTCGCGGCCTGGACGGCGATGCTCGGTGGCGACGAGCGGGCCGCCGCCGCGAAGGCGGCCGAGCTGGACCACGCCGAGCTGGACGTCCGTGACCGGCTGCTCGCGCAGGGCGTCACGGTCGGTCTCGCCCGGCGCACTGGCGATCACACCGCGCTCGCCCGCGCGTGGCAGGCTGCGTATCCGCTCTTCGACGACGTGCAGGCCGATCTGCTGTCCCTGCTGCCGATCGGGGAGCTGTGGCTGGCGGGCATCCGGATGCGCGACGAGCGCCGGATCGCGCCGCTGGTGGACGCGGCGCTCGCGCTGCTTCGTCGCTTGGACGACCCACCCGCGTGGTCCAACGCCTTCCACTGGTACGGCGTTCAGGCCGCGATCGCGCACGAGAGCCCCGAGGAACTGCTGCCACACGCCCGCGCTCTGAAGGCGGCGGCCGAGGCGGGCGACCGGCACGCGGCGGTGCTCGCCGACGCGGGCCGCACCTGGGTGCTCGTACTGCGCGGCCAGGTCGCCACCGCACCGGTCCACGCCGCCGTCGCCGCGCTGACCGAGATCGGTATGACTTGGGACGGCGCCCGGCTGGCCAGCGAGGCAGCGCTCGCGGCCCCCGACTCGGCGACGGCCACCGCGCTGCTCAAACTGGCACGCACAGTCCGCGCCGACGCGCGCCCCCAGGAGATGCCCCCGCCGCCGTCCGCGCCCGCCGCCGCTCGCAACGGCGACGCGAACTCGGCACCGCCCGCGAAGCCGCAGGCCGCGATACTCAGCGAACGCGAACGCGAGGTGGCCGAACTGGTCTTGCTGGGACTCACCTATCGGGAGATCGGCGCGCGCCTGTACATTTCCGCCAAGACGGTCGAGCACCACGTCGCCCGCATTCGACGCCGGGTCGGTGCCCGCTCCCGTTCGGAGTTATTGTCGATGCTCCGCGCCATGGGACACGGCTCGCTTTTGGTGTGA
- a CDS encoding S1 family peptidase, with protein sequence MRKLVARRAAVKAVAIASTVLLAPLLGTTTASAVPEAPAQLAADNLPPELVQAIARDLHMTPTEYLDRAARAQQLRDYTRDFRSERPDSYAGAWIGADGKPVVAVTSLDAAKIAAADGYQTRLAPVSADSLETSLVQLNQWVTGLPREISQGINSVAIDFLNSQLVLSVANTPAGHLLNLPTLLANIKVILSPNGGGPVERRPMGGDTYISTPGSLQDASLRAVDVCSFGFNSVDASGNALNISAGHCDPNLGKGNQEATVYYPNVRDIPASPELGTFVQASLGGPSALDYSVIKLNERAVLAGMDQPSVRGANGTTMWITGTADPMTGAPVCKSGQSSTFTCGFVVADRVETQLYTAEGESKTVRGFASSACTLGGDSGGAIVSGTLALGITSGSNAADAPNCNEANIGLAQHGGTASLGIPIRSILADIDASSGGGIGSGITVRTRPNAG encoded by the coding sequence ATGCGCAAGTTGGTGGCGCGTCGCGCCGCGGTCAAAGCTGTCGCCATCGCCTCGACCGTTCTCCTGGCTCCCTTGCTCGGCACGACGACCGCCTCGGCGGTGCCCGAGGCTCCTGCACAGCTCGCCGCGGACAATCTGCCGCCGGAACTGGTGCAGGCCATCGCACGCGATCTGCACATGACCCCGACGGAATACCTGGACCGCGCCGCGCGCGCCCAGCAGCTGCGTGACTACACGCGCGACTTCCGCTCTGAGCGACCGGATTCCTACGCGGGCGCCTGGATCGGCGCCGACGGTAAGCCCGTCGTCGCCGTCACCTCGCTGGATGCCGCCAAGATCGCCGCGGCCGACGGCTACCAGACCAGGCTGGCCCCGGTCTCGGCGGACAGCCTGGAGACCTCGCTGGTGCAGCTCAACCAGTGGGTCACCGGCCTGCCGCGGGAGATTTCGCAGGGGATCAACTCGGTGGCGATCGACTTCCTGAACAGCCAGCTGGTGCTCAGCGTCGCCAATACCCCCGCGGGCCACCTGCTCAATCTGCCCACCCTGCTGGCGAACATCAAGGTCATCCTGTCGCCGAACGGCGGAGGCCCGGTCGAGCGCAGGCCGATGGGTGGCGACACCTACATCAGCACTCCAGGTTCGCTGCAAGACGCGTCGCTGCGTGCGGTCGATGTCTGCTCCTTCGGGTTCAACAGCGTCGACGCGTCCGGCAACGCGCTGAACATCAGCGCGGGCCATTGCGATCCGAACCTGGGCAAGGGCAACCAGGAGGCCACCGTCTACTACCCCAACGTTCGGGACATTCCGGCCAGCCCTGAACTGGGCACCTTCGTGCAGGCTTCGCTCGGTGGCCCGTCCGCGCTGGACTACTCGGTGATCAAGCTGAACGAGCGCGCTGTGCTGGCGGGCATGGATCAGCCCTCGGTGCGTGGCGCCAATGGCACCACGATGTGGATCACCGGCACCGCCGACCCGATGACTGGCGCCCCGGTCTGCAAGTCGGGCCAGTCGTCCACGTTCACCTGCGGCTTCGTCGTGGCCGACCGGGTGGAGACCCAGCTCTACACCGCGGAGGGCGAGAGCAAGACCGTGCGCGGGTTCGCCAGTTCGGCGTGCACGCTCGGCGGTGACAGCGGCGGCGCGATCGTGTCCGGCACGCTGGCGCTGGGCATCACCAGCGGTTCCAACGCCGCGGACGCGCCGAATTGCAACGAGGCAAACATCGGCCTGGCGCAGCACGGCGGCACCGCCTCGCTCGGCATCCCGATCCGGTCGATCCTGGCCGATATCGATGCCTCGTCCGGTGGCGGGATCGGCAGCGGCATCACGGTGCGCACCCGGCCGAACGCGGGCTGA